The window CGGCAACCGCTTCACCCATCAGCGGGGAATCCTGGTTGGCAGTAGAAACCACGGCCAGTTTGTCGTCTTTCAGTACCAGCCATGCCCAGCCGGAACCAAAGCGCGTCGCCGCCGCTTTCTCAAATTCTTCTTTGAATTTTTCTACCGAACCAAAATCACGCTCAATGGCGGCTTTCAGATCGCCCTGCAGGGTCGTGTCTTTTTTCAGACCTTTCCAGAACAGGCTGTGGTTCGCGTGACCGCCCGCGTTGTTACGCAGTACGGTTTTCTTGTCCGCCGGAACTTGATCCAGTTTGGTAATCAGTTCTTCAACCGGCAGGTTAGCCAGTTCAGGCAGGCTTTCCAGCGCGGCGTTGGCGTTATTGACATAGGTCTGGTGATGTTTGGTGTGATGGATCTCCATCGTCTGCTTATCGAAATGCGGTTCAAGGGCATCGTAGGCATACGGCAGGGATGGCAGTGTATAGCTCATAATCATCTCCATTATTGTCTGGCGGCAGAAGTGTTAACGCCGCGTAAGCAGTTGGTTCATTATAGTTAATTAAATGATATTGAAAATGTTTATCAATGCCGTAGTTTTTATAAGGATATAACTTTCTGTTCTGAAGCCAAATTTGTGAGCTTGCTCATTGCATTAACCGGTTCATTGCCAGCCCGACACGTAAGGCGGCAGTCCGCTGAAGGTTAATCTATTGCACAATTTTTACACTCATCAGGTCGGGGAGGGTTTACCGACCATAAAAAGATGAGGATAAAGACATGAGCAACATGATTACGATGGGTATTCTTTGGCATCTGATCGGCGCAGCCAGTGCAGCCTGTTTCTATGCCCCGTTTAAAAAGGTAAAAGGCTGGTCGTGGGAAACCATGTGGTCCGTCGGCGGAACGGTCTCATGGTTGATTTTACCCTGGACCATCAGCGCGCTGCTGCTACCTGACTTCTGGGCCTATTACCGTTCCTTCAGTGCTTCTACGCTGCTACCGGTTTTTCTGTTCGGCGCAATGTGGGGCATTGGTAATATCAATTATGGTCTGACCATGCGCTATCTTGGCATGTCGATGGGGATTGGGATCGCGATTGGCATTACGCTTATCGTCGGTACCCTGATGACGCCCATTCTTAACGGCAATTTTGACGTATTGATCACCACACACGGCGGTCGTATGACGCTGACTGGCGTGCTGGTCGCACTTATTGGGGTCGGGATTGTCACCCACGCGGGTCAGCTGAAAGAACGTAAAATGGGGATTAAAGCTGAAGACTTTAACCTGAAGAAAGGGCTGCTGCTGGCGGTAATGTGTGGCATCTTTTCTGCGGG is drawn from Klebsiella sp. RIT-PI-d and contains these coding sequences:
- the sodA gene encoding superoxide dismutase [Mn] produces the protein MSYTLPSLPYAYDALEPHFDKQTMEIHHTKHHQTYVNNANAALESLPELANLPVEELITKLDQVPADKKTVLRNNAGGHANHSLFWKGLKKDTTLQGDLKAAIERDFGSVEKFKEEFEKAAATRFGSGWAWLVLKDDKLAVVSTANQDSPLMGEAVAGVSGFPIIGLDVWEHAYYLKYQNRRPDYTKAFWDVVNWDEAAARFAAKK
- the rhaT gene encoding L-rhamnose/proton symporter RhaT; amino-acid sequence: MSNMITMGILWHLIGAASAACFYAPFKKVKGWSWETMWSVGGTVSWLILPWTISALLLPDFWAYYRSFSASTLLPVFLFGAMWGIGNINYGLTMRYLGMSMGIGIAIGITLIVGTLMTPILNGNFDVLITTHGGRMTLTGVLVALIGVGIVTHAGQLKERKMGIKAEDFNLKKGLLLAVMCGIFSAGMSFAMNAAKPMHEAAAALGVDPLYVALPSYVVIMGGGALINLGFCFIRLAKLKNLSVKADFSLPKPLIVSNILLSALGGLMWYLQFFFYAWGHARIPPQYDYISWMLHMSFYVLCGGIVGLVLREWNNAGRRPVSVLSLGCVVIIVAANIVGLGMAG